From Nematostella vectensis chromosome 14, jaNemVect1.1, whole genome shotgun sequence, a single genomic window includes:
- the LOC5508656 gene encoding uncharacterized protein LOC5508656, with protein MKAVIVLLLVAFAAAAIAYPLETYDDVEEALGEVMEDHRAAKFRCELREKVRKIVEVGKNALKNNVTQEEVWREGMEKTNKLIRETKNRLSEEFKEKLKPQVHRLEMKIYRYHMRILKNMYREMKKHKLHEFAERILSAINHLKENKPKYLPGNKDDEDEELDYLEDIEEDSVAEFRCNLYEAVKKIVKAAKKAKEENASHEKIWKMGEKKTDALLKKISIKLYMEFHKKVAANPIVIKLYKEFKKKAGKIPKVQRMAKKLGKRIYELHLFVMEEMQMLLEKEGMDKEAERLGKAIKEFKEKHKAKYGKEDEDEALELSNFAEHAFGGTEEDDLPEEESNALGGTEESNALGGTEDESDALGGTEDESDALGGTEDESDALGGTE; from the exons ATGAAAGCGGTGATAGTTTTATTGCTAGTGGCCTTCGCCGCAGCAGCTATTGCATATCCTTTGGAAACTTATG ATGATGTGGAAGAGGCCTTGGGAGAAGTTATGGAAGACCACAGAGCTGCCAAGTTCAGGTGCGAATTACGGGAGAAAGTAAGGAAGATCGTGGAAGTAGGAAAGAATGCTTTGAAAAATAATGTCACGCAAGAAGAAGTGTGGAGAGAGGGAATGGAGAAGACGAATAAACTGATTCGGGAAACGAAGAACAGGTTATCGGAGGAATTCAAGGAAAAGCTCAAGCCGCAGGTACACAGGCTTGAAATGAAGATTTACAGATACCACATGCGTATcctaaaaaatatgtacagagAGATGAAGAAACATAAACTGCATGAATTTGCAGAGAGAATCTTGTCTGCGATCAATCATCTCAAGGAAAACAAGCCAAAGTACCTGCCAGGAAATAAAG atgatgaggatgaagaACTAGATTATCTTGAAGACATCGAGGAAGACTCCGTTGCCGAGTTCAGATGCAACTTGTATGAGGCTGTGAAGAAAATCGTCAAAGCAGCTAAAAAGGCCAAAGAGGAAAATGCCAGCCATGAAAAGATCTGGAAAATGGGAGAAAAGAAGACAGATGCACTTCTGAAAAAGATAAGCATAAAATTATATATGGAATTCCATAAGAAAGTAGCAGCCAACCCCATAGTCATAAAGTTGTACAAAGAGTTTAAGAAGAAAGCAGGGAAAATTCCCAAAGTCCAGAGGATGGCCAAAAAGCTTGGCAAGAGAATCTATGAACTCCATCTATTCGTTATGGAAGAAATGCAAATGTTGTTGGAAAAGGAAGGTATGGATAAAGAGGCTGAACGTCTGGGGAAGGCTATCAAAGAATTCAAGGAAAAGCACAAGGCCAAGTATGGCAAGGAAGATGAag atgAGGCTTTGGAACTTTCCAATTTTGCTGAACACGCCTTTGGTGGGACCGAGGAAGATGATCTTCCCGAAGAAGAATCGAATGCTCTCGGTGGTACCGAAGAATCGAATGCTCTCGGTGGTACTGAAGACGAATCGGATGCTCTCGGTGGTACCGAAGACGAATCGGATGCTCTCGGTG GTACCGAAGACGAATCGGATGCTCTCGGTGGTACCGAATAA
- the LOC125559854 gene encoding uncharacterized protein LOC125559854 — protein MIAEIVALFAFLFENCTGVVLIENYASKERGNEEEGTAEKLRNLIQTTKRHELEEFTNFDETDDVFREFDPPEAEERDPRSWPKRLPSFRSTAWESFKTVFLIKTLAGTALGLLAVSLAFLDFNTADLCYDKTAEWDKMPRGVQSIRVTGQAVEGFVIELWDFLLLSTAFPWSLMKELNLLTLNLLSGESKN, from the coding sequence ATGATAGCTGAGATAGTTgctttatttgcatttttgtttgaaaattgcacaGGAGTGGTATTGATCGAGAACTATGCATCAAAAGAGCGCGGCAACGAAGAGGAAGGCACCGCGGAAAAGCTTCGAAACCTGATTCAAACTACAAAACGACATGAGCTCGAAGAATTCACCAACTTCGATGAGACCGACGATGTGTTCCGTGAGTTTGATCCCCCTGAAGCCGAAGAACGAGATCCCAGATCATGGCCGAAAAGACTTCCTTCGTTCAGATCAACTGCGTGGGAATCTTTCAAGACagtatttcttattaaaactCTTGCTGGTACGGCCTTAGGCCTCCTTGCGGTTTCACTTGCGTTTCTTGACTTCAACACAGCAGATCTCTGCTACGACAAGACTGCAGAATGGGACAAGATGCCACGTGGCGTTCAAAGCATTCGAGTGACCGGCCAAGCCGTCGAAGGGTTTGTTATTGAGCTTTGGGACTTCCTTCTGTTGTCAACAGCATTCCCGTGGTCTCTGATGAAAGAACTGAACTTGCTTACTCTAAACTTGCTTTCAGGGGAATCAAAAAACTGA